The following are from one region of the Hydrogenimonas sp. SS33 genome:
- the ribE gene encoding riboflavin synthase, translating into MFTGLIREMADVVSFDNNLLTLRAKYHPKIGDSVAVNGVCLTVVKVGDGTFTVELADETRAVVAMENFRNKVHIEPAMQMGDRFEGHIVQGHVDTVGTVTSIRKRTNGTDFFIEIPKAYLQYIIPKGSVTVDGVSLTVNNVEESGFRLTIIPHTLQNTLFGTYRIGSRVNIETDLFARYVANILEKREAAKKSGWERVERFQALF; encoded by the coding sequence GTGTTCACAGGACTGATAAGGGAGATGGCGGATGTCGTCTCCTTCGACAACAACCTATTGACTCTGAGAGCCAAATACCACCCGAAAATCGGGGACTCCGTTGCCGTCAACGGCGTATGTTTGACGGTGGTAAAAGTGGGAGATGGCACCTTCACCGTCGAACTGGCCGACGAAACCCGCGCCGTGGTGGCGATGGAGAATTTCAGAAACAAAGTCCACATCGAACCGGCGATGCAGATGGGAGACCGCTTCGAGGGGCACATCGTCCAGGGGCATGTGGACACGGTCGGCACCGTCACCTCCATCCGAAAGCGGACCAACGGCACCGACTTCTTCATCGAGATACCGAAAGCCTACCTCCAGTACATCATCCCCAAAGGCTCCGTCACCGTCGACGGCGTGAGCCTCACCGTCAACAACGTGGAAGAGAGCGGATTCCGCCTCACCATCATCCCCCACACCCTCCAAAACACCCTCTTCGGCACCTACCGCATCGGCAGCCGGGTCAATATAGAGACCGACCTCTTCGCCCGCTACGTCGCCAACATCCTGGAGAAACGGGAAGCGGCGAAAAAGAGCGGATGGGAGAGAGTCGAGCGTTTTCAGGCGCTTTTTTAG
- a CDS encoding response regulator, whose protein sequence is MEGKIVVYSDETGLGKIITPEHKKYNFSIDEWNEYESMPAVGVVVSFEPEGINALNVTLKTVSPKAAEAPKKAKRQEEVPASIREPSQEPPAAAIASSMEVEECIQSHFAPILKKIAENSDLIRENRRLDFLRMRRFLNTAYNNLIEIDHSFENYELAEIRQQLDEAYGTYRDFRSRTAYLSNAYERVFLSKQIRYKELRAKLDLNKAQIAKLNESAKNREEEVKEKSKRLATLSPQSEEYIYLFNEIKILKRAMVDAIHEVAKLTDENRLYIDMLDNFYKTHYERFKSAFNEFVQAHESLLRRIQDVLAYRFDAMMWKKANRSKPIQNFFAKAGITDEFSAVTYLKYYLKTLDASKLNEQNQELVDLLNYLEQQTKKRVVCIDDDTEFLMLVKQVLGEIDREIKVTLSSRPEAVLPDLKNIRPNVILLDPTMRHVDAESVAGYARKTVPDVEIAFFAKRINRELLLLAKQVNAAAIIPKTHNRTELAEQLRQYIE, encoded by the coding sequence ATGGAAGGCAAAATCGTCGTCTACTCCGACGAAACGGGACTCGGGAAGATTATCACCCCCGAACACAAAAAATACAACTTCTCCATCGACGAGTGGAACGAATACGAGAGTATGCCCGCCGTCGGTGTCGTCGTCTCTTTCGAACCGGAGGGGATCAATGCCCTGAATGTCACTCTCAAAACAGTTTCCCCCAAAGCCGCCGAAGCGCCAAAAAAGGCGAAGCGGCAGGAAGAGGTGCCGGCTTCGATACGGGAGCCGTCACAGGAACCGCCTGCCGCCGCCATCGCCTCCAGTATGGAGGTGGAGGAGTGCATCCAGAGCCATTTCGCGCCGATTCTCAAAAAAATCGCCGAAAATTCGGACCTCATCAGGGAAAACCGCCGGCTCGATTTCCTGCGGATGCGCCGTTTTCTCAATACCGCCTACAACAACCTTATCGAGATCGACCACAGCTTCGAAAACTACGAACTCGCGGAGATCCGCCAGCAGCTCGACGAAGCCTACGGCACCTACCGCGATTTCCGCTCCAGAACCGCCTACCTCAGCAACGCCTACGAACGGGTCTTTCTCAGCAAGCAGATCCGCTACAAGGAGCTGCGGGCCAAACTCGACCTCAACAAAGCCCAGATCGCCAAGCTCAACGAAAGTGCGAAGAACCGGGAAGAGGAGGTGAAAGAGAAGAGCAAGCGGCTGGCGACCCTTTCCCCCCAGAGCGAAGAGTACATCTATCTCTTCAACGAAATCAAGATTCTCAAACGGGCAATGGTCGACGCTATTCACGAAGTGGCGAAGCTGACCGACGAAAACCGCCTCTACATCGACATGCTCGACAACTTCTACAAAACCCACTACGAACGCTTCAAGAGCGCCTTCAACGAATTCGTCCAGGCCCACGAATCGCTGCTTCGGCGCATCCAGGATGTGCTGGCCTACCGCTTCGACGCCATGATGTGGAAAAAGGCCAACCGCTCCAAACCCATACAGAACTTTTTCGCCAAGGCGGGCATCACCGACGAGTTCAGCGCCGTCACGTACCTGAAGTACTACCTCAAAACCCTGGACGCCTCCAAACTCAACGAGCAGAACCAGGAGCTGGTCGACCTGCTCAACTATCTGGAGCAGCAGACAAAGAAACGGGTCGTCTGCATCGACGACGACACCGAATTCCTGATGCTCGTCAAACAGGTTCTGGGGGAGATCGACCGGGAGATCAAAGTAACCCTGAGCAGCCGGCCGGAAGCGGTGCTGCCGGACCTGAAAAACATCCGTCCCAACGTCATACTGCTCGACCCGACGATGCGCCATGTCGATGCGGAGTCGGTGGCGGGGTACGCCAGAAAAACCGTACCCGATGTGGAGATCGCCTTCTTCGCCAAACGGATCAACCGCGAGCTGCTGTTGCTGGCCAAACAGGTCAATGCGGCAGCCATCATTCCCAAAACCCACAACAGGACGGAACTGGCCGAGCAGCTCCGTCAATACATCGAATAA